GTCCCTGCTGATCTGAAGTCAgcgctgctctgtctgtctttttcccctctgagcTCTAATCTCGCTCCCTCTTGATGTCCTCCCCTCGTTTTACCcctcacactgtctctctctgtctcaccaccATCACATGACTGTGGAGTGGAGGGAACCAGGTGCTTCCACTAAATAGTGAAAGGCTGCAGTCACTGATTTTTGTCTCAATTTCAAGGATCCAGGCCATGAAACCAACCACAGAGGAAAAGTATGAAGGCTGTCGTTTGACTTTGAAGGTTTAAATGATGATGGTGAAGAGAGTCTTTGTAGAAGGAACATCCTCTCAAGTCCCCATCCACTCAAAAAGCACGTTTGACTCATTGCTTCTTCACTTGGATATTTGACCTTCACTAGTTTGACACTAAagtgctgttttcacattcatctgctgaaggAGTCTGAGTTTAACACATGTTTTTGGATATTCATGGCTTCTGTATTTTTcagtgaagaagaaggaaaaaacacatcGGGTACAGATTATTATTCCAATTAGAGGATTAACAAACCAACAACCAAACACTTTAATTAATCTCCGAGCTGAAGAAGTAGCTAAATACTTAATTTTGAGGCACCTGTATTTTACTTGTGAATTTTCATTTTCGGCTACTTTACACTTTTAATCCACTTTAATTCAGAAGGATTGTATTTGACACTTTGGTAGTTACAGCTTTCAGTGAGATTTaagattttacaaaacaaaacaagatcattttctttaataaaatcTGGTTCCTTTTTACATGAACATTCATATTACATGTTATGTTAAACTACTAAACAGTGTATAAAGTGTTTAACACTAGCTTCATTTGCAGTAAACACGCAGTCGTACCATTTGAGAGCTGCTTActgcatcagtaataatgatCCAATAACCTAATCTTTCTCTCTTACAGGGGCTGTTGTACTATAACTTTGAGAACACTTTGTGGGTAATGTGTGAGTAGAATCGTGAACACATGACTTTCATTTAAATTAGAGTATTTTCACACTACTATACTTCTTCCACTTCACCATTAGTAAAAGTACACTCATGCTTACAGATGTCCCACTTTGGACTTTTTCGTTTCTGCAGAAATAAATTTTGTCTCTACATGACTAAAATCCACCTGCAGTGATTAAAGACTTCACACTGTGTCTAAACTTTCCGACAGCACGGGGCTTGTCCTGATTTCTTAGTATTTATCTTTCATTCTGCACCAAACCTCCTCCTTCTGAGGGATTTCAAGAATTAGTAGCACATACCCGTCACAGTGCACAGTGTCCTGAGGAATCTGTTTCTTGGAGTCCTCCTTTGAGAGACCCATTGTGTACACATATTAGAGGAATGGTCACAATGCACGCTGATGCAACCAGTTATTTGAACACTCACCTTGACAATTTCTTCATCTAAGAGAAGGACGGTAAAGATTTGAGGAATGTAAACATGCATGAGAAGAtatgaggagaagaagaagaagaagaagaagaagaagaaagaagaacaacaacaactttcagTCTGCTGCAGAAAATCAAACGTCTGCACTTTGGGTCAGGCTACATGACAGGGTTGCCCCCTCACCCATCTCTGATTCACTGTGCCATCCGGACCAACCAGCATATGGTCAGGGTCATGACCCCGATACTTGGCACCCAGCGTCAGGGAGAATGACACTCTTGTTCAGAACCTGCTCCGACTTCAGATGCCAAGATGAGTCATCCAGAAACTTGACGACTTCAGTGTTTTGCATGAAGCCGCCATCCCCTCGAGCACATTCTCCTTCCTGAACGTTACAGTCTACAGGTTCTGCCAAAGTGTCGCCTTGTCAGTATTACTACCACAACTACTGCTACTATTACCATTACTACTATTACTATAACAGCTACTACTACTGTATAATTGTTACTATTGCCTCGTTATTGTCTTTAAATCCTTCCTAATATTGCCTGGACTAATACTGCATGTTGTGTTGCTATGTCTACTGAAGCTACTAATGTTGTTGCCACTGGCTGAAACACTCAGACTCCTTTAGTTCTAATCTGTATTATGGCTTTGAAAGGTGCTGCATTCTGGATCTGGTTCATATAAATCTGTGATGTTTTATAAGCTCAAGGTGACTGGACACACTGTGGTTGTAGGCgtaacaataacacaaacattaaaatggaTTTCTTATGATTCAGATGATCTGCTAGCTGGTGTTAAATGGTGACAGTACTGGACATTGTGTATGACTAACTACATACACAACTTAGAATGATCTTCCCTATAACACAATACTAACAAAAACCTGACATGTTTGGATTGTTCTCCCTGTGAATTGTCTGCACTTCCTCTCAGACTGAAACCTCCTGACGTGACACTTCACGCCTCAGGGCAACATCAGCTCTGCCACggtgacagactgacagctcAATCACAGCTCCAGTCACTGAAGAACGCCGGGGATCCAGTTCAGGATGGCTGACCTCCGGTGACTTTGACTGATCTGTAGAGGAGACCCAGTCATTCCTTCACTCTTAAAATTATACGACCTTTTCAGTGATTAAACAAGGAGTGATCATCTCACCTGTTTTCATTGAAGTTTTAtagtttttagatttttcttgACAATCTAAAAACTCAAACCACtgtcagtaaagaaaaaaatcaaaagcagtGGCAAGATGAGATAAAGCCGGGTTCTCACTATCCAGGTGGCATCCTCAGTCTGAGCAGGCTGAGATTAAGGCCCTCTCTTcatgaacacactgacaaacactcaCACGGTTACACTTGTTCAGTCCTGGTAGCTGCCAGTACAATCACTATGAAGCTCTATAGCAGACTGCCCTTTCAGCTGCACCAGCCATGCTGTATGCCGTAAATCGCACGCCAACTGACAGCTGTTGTAAAacgttctttttcttttttttttgccctaacAGGGCGAACGAAGATTAGGTGGCAATTGTCACAGTGATGACAGAAAACCTGCAAGTCCTTGCAGTTAAGTTTTCTAAGCCCTGTTGTGAACCTGACGTTATTCTCTTCAAAACTTTCATAggtatttttatgtttcatatttGAGCTGTGTATGCCACTGGACAGAAAGCTGCAGGTCCTACTGCTTGCATCAAATTGGTCTtgtgctgccctctggtggtgACAGTGAGAAGGGCTTCACCAAAACAGgactttttcacagcagacattttggtttgttaACACGTGTTTTGCTGTTAACATTAATAATGTCTGCCTCTCTACACCAGTGGTGGAGAGTAAAGTCCATTTACATATAATTTTAGGTAGTAGCAGAAACATGCGGCTTACAATCTGATGCACTGATGCAACAATCTGTATAAGAATGGCCAAACTGGAGCTGACTGAGATGTctcagaaaagcatctcagaatgtccaaccttgaggcagatggactacaacagcagaagaccaagttccactcctgtcagctaAGAAAAGAAATCTGAGGTTGCTGTAGGCACAGGCTCACtaaaactggacagttgaagactggaaaaacttagcctggtctgatgaatctcgATTTCTGCCCAAGGCACAAAGCCTTGTACAAAGCCTTGTGCCTTGTGTCAGCAGCCCAGAcaggtggtggcggtggtgtaACAATGTAGGCGATTTGCTTAGAGTTTGCTCCCTGGACCCAGATGTCCAGGGAGGAGCACGTGGGTCCAGGTAGAGCCCTGGGTCCAGTAAGAGCCCTGACCAAGTGTCAGGCTCTGAGATACCAAAGCCAAGAGCAGTGGGTCTCTCACACCAAATGTCTGGTGAACCAGACAGTGGAGGGACTCACTGTCACCTTATGGGTGACACCCCACccaaaacaacatcaaataaatataaatataaatataaataaatagggGTGCTTTATGTGAACACTGTCTGTAGAAGCTCATTTCCATGTGCTGTggtcctcctcccctcccctctgcaGAGTGTTTGAAGGCCTGCATCTGCAGAAAGTAACACAGTCACAGAGTTCCAGGTCAATAGGTCTGCTGTGGTATATATGCAAAAAACCACCGTTACCTCTACTTTGTGTCTCTAAAATGCTTATTTATAACAGGGTCTGTTGATTTTCAGGCACAAATAAATGATGGTAGATAAAGGAACAGAATGATGtacatttatatttagttttatttatttaattttgtgtgtgcgtgtcttcaGAGCTTCAACCTGCACATCCTAAGGATTCATCTCCTGAAAACACCCAGCCAGTGAGAGATACGGCTTCATGTTCTGGATGTTCTCTACACTCTaagctcccactctagcctggaacattccgtaatacacactcattgtaaaccctgaatttttccaaaatcactcatgatcagtaaAGGCTCACAggtcaaaaactacacaacttaggaaaaaagttgaatacaaCTTGAATACacaagacttgtgtctacattttaaagtttgaatggtgtctctaggtgaaagtatgccagagcagtagatgtttgaaaaagggggaaaattTCTATTCTCTAGCTGTGCTATAGAGGTCAAAGCAAAGCAATGCACGACTAATAAGAACTATAAGGACTATTAGTTTGTCATAAAAATGCTGACTGAAGCCCATGTGAAGTATTTACTTCACTTTAAAAAAGCAATCTAACATTTTATATCAAGgtggaaaatacagaaaaatgacTTTAATTATGTCAAAATAGCTGAAAAATATTCACCAGTATTCTCTGTTTTATCGTCAGTGTGTTCTCTGAGACAAAGAAACTCACACAACTTCTCATTTGTCAGATAAAAACTCTCAGTGAACCAACATGTCAGATCATCTTTACCTTCATCAACACGGTGTGTTCTTTATAAAGAAAGTCAACACAGGGGGAATCAAATATTGGTCCATGATCTATCATGCTGGAAGGATGTAGGATCTGTTCATTTATTATGTTCTGACATTTACAGAGGATTTAATCTGGGTGGTTCTCATTTGAATTTCAACTGATAAACTGATTGTGCAGCTTCAGAAGAAACTGAATGTTGAACTGACGTGAGTGAGATTCCCTACAACTCAACAGAACAGAGGAAACCTCAGAGGGGTGAGCGGTGACACAGCCTCATTTTCGCTTCAGTGGATCAGAGTGCGTCGTAGTGAGGGAAAGGTTTACTGCTGCAAAGTCCATGTCAACTCAAAACACGACAGGACTGTACAAAACATCTGTTAATTCAGATTTGTGCTTGGTATGAGAATGATGTACCATTGTTAATTGTAGCATTGGATCATTATTTCGAAAACATTCatgtgtacattttattttagggcATTTTAATCTTTACTAGTTCTATAGcttcatattttataagctcatagtatgttttgtatgtaaaatcttaaattATGGAGTAGTGAGTGTGACATAGGGGCATATATAGAatttgtagtagtagtagtagtagtgttaaGTAAATAACTGTGGTCCCTGGTCCTCATCCAGTCTGTACAAGGCCACCATTGTTCATTCATTAAGTCCAGTGAGGTTCataaaggacaaacacacagagaagacacCTTCAGACCTGAGGGACTGACTTGGCAGAGTTTCAGTGACTGGATGTAAAACCTGTGTGACCTCTTCAAAACCTCATCCATTGAATCTGTGAGTGACTCCTATAGGTTCCCACACAATTAGCTGTTGATCTCAAAGCAATTACGATGCTTGGTCAAGAGCAATATCGGCATCAAATACCTGAACaccctctttgtttttctggatTAGTGAGGCCATATATCTGCTGAGGGTGGACCTCGGTGTCAGCGAGAGAGATGTGACAAATCCGCTGCTCTTTTATCAAGGTTTAACAAGATAAACATCTTCCTTATTCGCAGGATTAGGGAGCTAATGCCCTGCGTACGTTCTGCTGAAGGTGGACCTCTGCAGGTTTTGCTATAAAAGAGGATGACGAGGGCTCTCACAGAGCACCACGTTTCCTACTTTCCTACCTGAAGTACAGAGGTAAAGGTGAGTGAGTAAAACCGCCTACCTGCTCCTAATGCTGCTGTGAGTTTTGATCTGACTGGTGGTGTCTTCCAGCCTTAAGGCTCTTTGGCAACACGGCAGCGATGAACTGCATCCTGGCTCTCCTGGCCCTGACTGCAGTCTCAGCCTGGATCGAGGCCGGGGTAAGTGCCACAGCAAAAGCTTTCAGTCAGGCACCTGGTCTTCAGGTCTTCTCTGCAACATGTTTAGAAGTGGTTTAACCATTATGAAAGTGACGAAGGGTGAAGGGGAACGAGTAGAAACAGGCCAGAATAAATACTAAGAGCTGATTAGGGAACAGGAAACAGGCGAGCTGGTGGGAGGGGAGGAGTCAGGTGGCTGAAGGGCGAGAAGGCCGGGGCTACAGCAGGGCAGGAGGGCATGGTAAGGCCTGACATGATAGGAGGGTTAGTAACATGGCAGAGAATGAAGGAATGCATGAATGAATCCATGAATGAACAGTGCACGATCTTCCTCtgcagtttaaagtttaaactcTGGTTCACAGGCACCTTGAGGCTCAtgatgttctgttttgttttttccactgaATCACATGTATGCTTCACGTAGCAGGATTAGAACTTCAATAAATAAGATTttgcaagaagaaaaaaatatatattaatggTTAAAATATATTAATGGATTAAATATATTAATGGTTAAAAACTAAAGGAAAAGCTATAACATTAagatgtaaagcactttgaattgtcGTGTTGTTGAAAGGTGCACTACAAATAGACTTGCTATGTCTAAAATAAATTTAAGTAGCATTTCTATTCACCAAGGTCATTTCAAAGTGCTTGATGTTCAATTAAATCTTTAGAGAATCAACCATCATGTCTTTATATTCTCAATATCTGCAATACTAAACATTTCCTGTCACCATCTGTGTGCAGGTGGTGAAGAGACCAAGTGGAGACAATAAcgatgaagatgaaggagacCTGACCGTCTCAGAGCAGCTGGAAAAAGCCAACAACAATCTCAGTGAGGCGCAGCGAACGCATCTCACCCACTAAAACAACGCAAACTGTAAAAATATCCAAAATCACTGTGTCACTTGCTTTACATGTTGAGCTTTTCAGGAgccacaaaatattttttactgcATGACTTTACTGTATAACCTGCATGGATTCTATGTGATCAGGTGTTTCGTACAACATCAGCTGTGGCTCTGTTGTGAATTGACACTATGGCGGTGAGTCAGCATGTACGATGATGATACATGTTGATACATGTAAAGTTGTGTAAAAGTGGGAGTCGcactgaatataaaaatatgtctaacgtgtctgtgtgttcagatttgactgagttaTGGCTCAGAGTGCGAGTCCCGGCCGGTACAGTGCTGTCAGCCGTGGCAGGTCACATCAGTGGCAGACCAGCAGTTACTGGATGCAGTGGGACCAGTGTCATACACTGATGAAGGCATCATACACTGTGATTTCTAATGGGTTTtgttgttactgctgctgttttctctgcagaccGTGACCACAACGGTATCCAGATAGATGGGGACATTGCTGTGTCTCGTCTGCCCACCCTGAGGAACGCCGACCCCTGCGTCCTGCGTGGATGCATGTGGCCTAAAACCTCCGACGGCAAGGTTTACATTCCCTATGTCATCGCTAATCACTACTGTGAGTACCTCCCAGCATTCCCCTGTAGCCTGTGCCTGAGACGCATTGCTTTGCTAATGTAACCTATTTATGTGATTCCACCTTCAGCCTTTCAGGAGTTGGATATCATCAAACGAGCCATCAACTCCTTCTCTTACTCCACCTGCATTCGCTTCTTCCCCCGCTCCAACCAGAGGGACTACCTCTACATCCAGTCTCTGAATGGGTACGTAATATCGGCTTTGATTCTCAGTGACAGCAGGAAAGGAGCAGctagtgccttgctcagggacACTGTAAAAGGATGTGCCATTCTCAAGCTGATGTGGGACCCACTGTGCTGTCCACCTTCTCTGCAGATGCTACTCTTACGTGGGTCGGCAGGGTAACGGCCAGACGGTGTCTCTGAGCCGTCAGGGCTGCATTTACTATGGAACAATCCAGCACGAGCTGCTGCACGCCCTGGGCTTCAACCACGAGCACTGCCGCTCCGACAGGGACCAGCACATCCAGGTCCTGCTACAGAACGTCATCCATGGTAGGCTGCTGCTTTTGTTCTGTTCAACCCATGTGAACTGGGAGGAATTTAGGGGATTTTTTCAGtcttcacctgctgcttcactCACTTATTCACATCCTGCTACAATTCAATTGCAGGTCAGGAGCACAACTTTAGGAAGATCAGCACTCTGAACCAGGGAACTCCGTACGACTACGACTCTGTCATGCACTATGGCAGGTCAGTTTTAATCCACCAGCTCCATGCTAAAACCTGCAGCTTGGCTGTGCAATGTTCAGAGTtatgatatgtttttttctggtaCCACAGAATGAGGCTGGCTTTATTCTTCACTTCTGTTAATGCCAAAAATCCCATAAACAGACCAAAATCAAATATGTGTTCATACATCCGACTTCTTCTACAGCCCCAAGCCTAATGGTCCCTGCTGAAGACATAtatctttaaaaacagctcacaaATATGTAGTTTTCTCAATAAGATCACAACCTGAACAAAAGTAAAATTCAAGACAATCATTGGCTCTGGTCGTGTCTCTCCTCCTTCCAGGCTGGCTTTCTCCAAAGATAAGTACAGCCCCACCATGGTGGCTGTTTCCAACACCAACGCTGCCTTTGGCACGGCCAAACAGATGAGCCAGAACGACATCAACCGCATCAACCTGCTCTACTGCAAGAACTGGTTACACTGAGTGACACTAAGCTTCTTTAACCAATATTCATTTACTGATGTGAACTCAGGTGGGAGGAGACGTCTGTTACGCCCTTTACCACATGTTCAGCATCATGGCACCACACTGACGTGAATCATTTAGAAATAACTGTGCAGATAATTGTCTGTGCAGTGACCAGATGAAACCAGATGATGAATTTATGTGCAATAAAGGATTTTCCTGTTTGCTGAGAGGTGATGGGAAGCACATTTCCAATTTCACTTCAACCAATAAATATTCATCTTAAACATATTTGTTTGTTGTCCAGTCATTTATGAAACATGGATAAACTGTAGGGATTTATGTGACTGATTTATTTGCCTCTATCTTAAAGTCAAGAAGAAAATCTTTAAGGCAGGACTAATGATCAATAAGTTTCTCTTGTAAATGTAGAGTCACAGGTTTGAGcacctgcagacaaacaaaaaatgaatataaTAATCCGACTGGAGACAAGTGATTATGattcaaaagaaaaagtaaaatgacCCGATGTCCCTGTGCAAATCAAAACAAGGCTCACTGTAAGAAAAATGATgccaaataaatattaaaccattaaaatgttttgttgtgacattttattgaaGCACAGCGTCTCCCTGTGGAGGCCCAGCTGTATTTTAAACCATTTCTATTCAAACTGAATGAAGGTTCAGTAATTGTAGAGAACTGTAGCTTGCATTTCATGCTTGGGGGCGCAGCTTTCACAGAAGGGCAGCTGTTGGTTGTTGAACTCTTATGTTGGGCCTTTGATAGAAAAGTTGAAATCTTCAGTCAGAAATCTTGAagtgacacacactctgtattTAAAGATCACACGGCAtctaacatttcagaaaaactTTCCTGTGGACTGATTCGTCTGATAAAACTCCAGCATAGCTGGATCGTAAAGAGAGAAACTGTATGTATAGAGACTGAGCTGTGGAAACCTTCTCGACTCAGgccaaattaaaaaataatttaatttaaaaagccAGAATGTCCTGTGGACTGAACTTCCACTAAAATCTGTGAAACACTTATTGCACTATTTGAAGGttaaattttaaactttatGGTTGAGTTTATGGTTTAGAGGAACAGGCTTGCAGTAAGTGTTGGGGTCAGACATGTTGTTGTGAAGGTTTAGGTGAGTGGGcatactgagagacagacatttgtttgtgtgtttaccgATCTGGTTTATCTGCAGTTGTACAGTCTGTTGAGCCTGGTGAGGTCGGTCTGGCTCATCTCAGTGGCCAT
The window above is part of the Toxotes jaculatrix isolate fToxJac2 chromosome 5, fToxJac2.pri, whole genome shotgun sequence genome. Proteins encoded here:
- the LOC121182586 gene encoding low choriolytic enzyme-like, which gives rise to MSREEHVGPGFAIKEDDEGSHRAPRFLLSYLKYRGKALRLFGNTAAMNCILALLALTAVSAWIEAGVVKRPSGDNNDEDEGDLTVSEQLEKANNNLNRDHNGIQIDGDIAVSRLPTLRNADPCVLRGCMWPKTSDGKVYIPYVIANHYSFQELDIIKRAINSFSYSTCIRFFPRSNQRDYLYIQSLNGCYSYVGRQGNGQTVSLSRQGCIYYGTIQHELLHALGFNHEHCRSDRDQHIQVLLQNVIHGQEHNFRKISTLNQGTPYDYDSVMHYGRLAFSKDKYSPTMVAVSNTNAAFGTAKQMSQNDINRINLLYCKNWLH